In Chrysemys picta bellii isolate R12L10 chromosome 4, ASM1138683v2, whole genome shotgun sequence, the sequence AGGACGAGGGGGAATCGGCAGCAGGGAGGTGATGAGACAATGGATCCGGATGGGACCGCCTCAGGAGTCTCTGAAGCTGATGAACACCAGAGTCCTGGGCAGGGAGACGCTCGTGAGCATCGCAGTGGGTTGGAAGAGCAGGCAGACGGCGATCCTGATGCTGTCAGGGGAAGTTTAAATGTCCAGGATGGCACCCAGCAAGGGGAGGATCCAGCCACATGGGCTGAGCCAGGGAGAGGCCCCAGTGGGAGCTCAGAACATAGGGCCCAGGAAAGAACCCAGCTGCGGCAGAAACCCCATTACTGCCCTGACTGCGGGAAGGTGTTCAGCTGGAGCTCCCACCTCCTTCAGCACCAGCGGGTCCACACAGGGCAGAGGCCCTACAAATGTTCTGACTGCGGGAAGGGCTTCACCCAGAGTTCAGACCTCATTACCCACCAGAGAATTCACACAGGCGAAAAaccccaccgctgccaccagtgtGGAAAGGGCTTCAGTGTCAGCTCAGGGCTGGCCCGGCACTGGCGAGTCCACACTGGGGAGCGCCGCAGCCTGCACACAAATGACCGGCCCTACAGCTGTGCTGAGTGCGGCAAAGGATTTGGTCGCAGCTCAGACTTGCTGGTCCACCAGCGCAGCCACTCTGAGGAGCGGCCTTACCGCTGTGCCCAGTGTGGCAAGAGGTTCGGCCGCCGCTCCCATCTCCTGGCGCATCAGCGCagccacaccggggagcggccctacCCGTGCGGGGAGTGTGGGAGGCGCTTCAGCCGGCGCTCCGACCTCATCAGCCACTGCAGgacccacaccggggagcggccctacCTGTGCGCCCAGTGCCCCAAGAGCTTTGGGCAGAGCGCCGAGCTGCTGACCCACCAGCGCACCCACACTGGGGAGCGACCCTACCGCTGCCACCAATGTGGCCAGAGCTTCAGCCTCAGCTCCAACCTCCTGGCCCACCGCAGGGTCCATACCGGGGAGCGGCCCTACCACTGTGCccagtgtgggaggggattcaCCCGCAACGGCAACCTCCTGGCACATCAGCGGCGGCAGCACACAGTGGGAGAGACCACCTGATGGCACAGAAcatgtgcagggagagggggcccACCTGAAGGCACAGTCCAAGCGTGGGAGAGCGCATCCACCTGCCAGCACAGAACATGcatgggggagagaaagagagagtgaccGCCTGATGGCACAGAACATGGCATGGAAGAAAATTATCTCGAATGCTTATGACTCAATGTCCTAAGAGATAAAGAACAAGATGggatattagttggtgtctgctacagaccaccaaatcacactagggaacagggaAACCAGCTCCTTATACGCGTAGATAAAAAAGCTGCGTGATCCTGGGGGATTTCAATTTGAGTGACGTACGCtgaaggtctcatgctgccagtattaaaacatccttggaatttcttaaCGTTATAGATAATGTCCTaattcaaaaagtgttgcatccaacatgggggaatgtatattagacctcatcttgaTTGATAAAGAGGAAataatcacagaactaaaaatgaaTAGgaacttaggtacaagtgatcattacttgatcagatttatacagtgcaaacagaataaagtccagaccagtgataTATATACTTGGTTCTTTAAAAGAGCCAATTTCATAAAGCTGAGAACAATTATGAACCAAATCAATTGGGAGGAAGAATTGAATCAGAAAAATATGATTGATAATTggaaattgtttaagaacactttattaGATGCCTAAAAAGCCAAAgtcccacaattgaggaagaaggccacTGATCTGGttcagaggggaagtgaaggcaactgtagaaaatagaaaaaaaaagtacagtggagtcgcatcataggtgcatttaacttacgcgattttaactatacgcgctctgcaaaacaaagaaaga encodes:
- the LOC101953307 gene encoding zinc finger protein 239-like; translation: MDPDGTASGVSEADEHQSPGQGDAREHRSGLEEQADGDPDAVRGSLNVQDGTQQGEDPATWAEPGRGPSGSSEHRAQERTQLRQKPHYCPDCGKVFSWSSHLLQHQRVHTGQRPYKCSDCGKGFTQSSDLITHQRIHTGEKPHRCHQCGKGFSVSSGLARHWRVHTGERRSLHTNDRPYSCAECGKGFGRSSDLLVHQRSHSEERPYRCAQCGKRFGRRSHLLAHQRSHTGERPYPCGECGRRFSRRSDLISHCRTHTGERPYLCAQCPKSFGQSAELLTHQRTHTGERPYRCHQCGQSFSLSSNLLAHRRVHTGERPYHCAQCGRGFTRNGNLLAHQRRQHTVGETT